The following are from one region of the Paenibacillus protaetiae genome:
- a CDS encoding collagen-like protein, with protein sequence MAIADAGPQGLAGALGPQGAAGIAGAIGALGPQGIAGALGPQGLAGLVGAIGALGPQGIAGALGPQGAAGIAGAIGALGPQGLAGALGPQGAAGLAGAIGALGPQGLAGLAGALGAAGLTGPAGPTGPIGPAGGVLGFADFFALMPPDNSVTVAPGTDVSFPQDGPVSGTAITRINASSFDLAEIGTYQVLFQVNANEAGQLILTLNGSDLSYTVVGRATGTSQIVGTALVQTTVIHSVLTVRNPAGNSTALTITPLAGGTRPDSAHLVIMKIA encoded by the coding sequence GTGGCTATTGCAGATGCCGGACCGCAGGGACTTGCAGGAGCACTTGGTCCCCAAGGAGCTGCCGGAATTGCTGGTGCGATTGGGGCGCTTGGGCCTCAAGGAATTGCAGGAGCACTTGGACCTCAAGGGCTTGCAGGACTTGTAGGTGCGATTGGAGCACTTGGACCTCAAGGAATTGCAGGAGCGCTTGGTCCCCAAGGAGCTGCCGGAATTGCCGGTGCGATTGGAGCGCTTGGACCTCAAGGGCTTGCAGGTGCGCTTGGTCCCCAAGGAGCAGCAGGGCTTGCAGGTGCGATTGGAGCACTTGGACCTCAAGGATTAGCAGGACTTGCAGGAGCACTTGGTGCAGCTGGATTGACGGGACCAGCAGGACCGACAGGGCCGATAGGACCGGCAGGCGGAGTATTAGGTTTTGCAGATTTTTTTGCCCTGATGCCTCCTGATAATAGTGTAACTGTTGCTCCTGGCACGGACGTAAGTTTTCCGCAAGACGGTCCGGTTAGTGGAACTGCAATTACCCGTATAAATGCAAGTTCATTTGACTTGGCTGAAATTGGCACTTATCAAGTTTTATTTCAGGTCAATGCAAATGAAGCCGGTCAATTAATTTTAACACTAAATGGCTCTGACCTATCCTATACGGTAGTTGGACGTGCAACAGGGACTTCTCAAATAGTAGGGACGGCCCTTGTGCAAACAACCGTCATTCATTCAGTACTCACAGTACGAAACCCTGCCGGTAACTCCACGGCACTTACTATCACTCCATTAGCTGGAGGAACAAGGCCGGATTCTGCACATCTTGTTATTATGAAGATTGCATAG
- a CDS encoding SDR family NAD(P)-dependent oxidoreductase — protein MNLKKLAGKIALVTGGSRGAGKGIAVELGKAGAIVYVSGRSLRGSTTNHFPGSIDETVEEIVQHGGQAYACRCDHTNDEETQALIERIRQEQGCLHILINNVWGMHDLEVNLQPKPFWEYPLDMWDATIQNGVRAQVATNHYAIPLMLEADSGLIVHTTFRDQDKYLGTFYYDLAKNAINRSVLGLAHDLQHTNITAVAVSPGWMRTELVLRNFNTDEAHWKEIDALKQTESPYYVGRAVSALAGDGEVNRKNGLVLQVGDLAQEYGFTDIDGRIIPPFLI, from the coding sequence ATGAACTTGAAGAAACTTGCTGGGAAAATCGCTCTCGTAACCGGAGGGAGCCGCGGAGCAGGAAAAGGGATCGCCGTTGAACTGGGGAAAGCCGGAGCTATCGTCTATGTGTCCGGAAGAAGTTTGCGAGGTTCGACTACAAACCATTTTCCAGGCAGTATTGATGAAACTGTCGAAGAGATTGTACAACACGGCGGGCAGGCATACGCATGTCGCTGCGACCATACCAATGATGAGGAGACACAAGCTTTGATCGAGAGAATCCGACAAGAGCAAGGTTGCCTCCATATCCTTATTAATAACGTCTGGGGAATGCATGACTTGGAAGTAAATTTACAACCCAAACCTTTCTGGGAATATCCGCTGGACATGTGGGATGCTACGATTCAGAACGGCGTACGTGCACAAGTAGCGACTAATCATTATGCGATCCCGCTTATGCTGGAAGCTGATTCCGGTTTGATCGTACATACCACATTCCGGGACCAGGATAAGTATTTAGGCACGTTTTATTATGATCTTGCCAAAAATGCAATTAACCGCTCCGTGCTCGGATTAGCTCATGATCTCCAACATACTAATATAACGGCGGTAGCAGTCTCCCCTGGCTGGATGAGAACAGAACTGGTATTAAGGAACTTCAATACTGACGAAGCGCATTGGAAGGAGATTGACGCTCTTAAACAAACGGAGTCGCCGTATTATGTCGGGCGGGCTGTGTCTGCCTTGGCAGGGGATGGGGAAGTGAACCGTAAAAACGGACTGGTACTACAAGTTGGTGATCTTGCTCAGGAATATGGATTCACCGATATAGATGGACGAATCATACCTCCTTTTCTAATATAG
- a CDS encoding SDR family oxidoreductase — protein sequence MRIFVTGAAGYIGTAVVRELIGAGHQVVGLTRSENGVHVLENLGAEAARGVIEDLDLLRSCAAASDGVIHLAFNHDFSHFDASLATDLRAIEAMGAGLAGSGKPLVMTAHANGKSSEDAALAYIEQGVRASIVSLAPSVHGEGDKGFVPQLIRIAREKGYSAYIGDGANRWPAIHRLDAAVLFRLAVESAPAGSRLDGVGDEGIPFSDIAGVIGRHTGVPVVSIPREEAQAAFGFLGMVASLDLARSNEGTKELLGWKPVQQGLLADLEQGHYFTT from the coding sequence ATGCGTATATTCGTTACAGGGGCAGCAGGTTACATAGGTACTGCTGTTGTCCGCGAACTTATCGGTGCAGGCCATCAGGTGGTTGGTTTAACCCGTTCAGAGAATGGTGTTCATGTATTAGAAAATTTGGGAGCTGAGGCGGCTCGCGGTGTTATTGAGGATCTCGATTTGCTGCGCAGCTGCGCAGCCGCTTCAGACGGTGTTATTCACCTGGCATTTAACCACGATTTCTCTCATTTTGACGCGTCGTTAGCCACTGATCTTCGTGCCATCGAAGCTATGGGAGCCGGGCTTGCGGGTTCCGGCAAACCACTTGTTATGACAGCTCATGCGAATGGCAAATCATCGGAGGATGCAGCGCTTGCCTATATAGAACAAGGCGTGAGAGCATCGATCGTCTCGCTGGCACCTTCTGTTCATGGAGAAGGAGATAAAGGCTTCGTGCCGCAATTAATCCGGATCGCCCGGGAAAAAGGCTATTCGGCTTATATTGGAGACGGCGCCAACCGTTGGCCGGCGATTCATCGCTTGGATGCGGCCGTTTTGTTCCGTCTCGCTGTAGAATCTGCGCCTGCTGGCTCACGACTGGATGGCGTAGGCGACGAAGGCATTCCGTTCAGCGACATCGCCGGCGTCATCGGGCGTCACACGGGTGTGCCGGTAGTCAGCATTCCGCGTGAAGAGGCACAGGCGGCCTTCGGTTTTCTAGGCATGGTCGCGTCACTTGACTTAGCAAGATCCAATGAAGGGACGAAGGAACTGCTTGGCTGGAAGCCTGTCCAGCAAGGACTTCTCGCAGACCTGGAGCAAGGGCATTATTTCACAACATAA
- a CDS encoding FAD-binding oxidoreductase, with translation MVASTTELTGRVIFKGDPGYEAARKNWDPHTDRYPKVFVFAQKTKDVANAIRWARENKVPIRARSGRHALEKDLSQVNGGIVIDVSGLKTIKLNKKGGTVVVGTGNRVGKIVDTLARQGYMAGFGDSPSVGIGGITPGGGIGPLQRTIGLISDNLIGLEMVDAKGRILKANKKNHSDLLWASRGGGGGNFGVYTKYKFKVRRSPANATVFQFTWPWNQFEEVVKAWQRWAPFTSTKLGSELSVGPKKGGNVSMLGIYLGSKTEALRLLEPITSVGTITTKVIRNLPYLEATKFMLAPDPVLTQKFSNQFSSGFGNKPFPDKAFKYMREFLEKSEGGTPAGFFFLNWGGAIRRLGPRDTAFYWRKPQYYVEWNSSWVKPSHAARNIALARNTRKKLQPYIVGSYINVPDQGIKCSGPVYYGKNYARLRRVKTKYDPQNVFNNPQSIKPLHTKKR, from the coding sequence ATGGTGGCATCAACCACAGAGCTCACGGGACGAGTAATCTTTAAAGGCGACCCAGGATATGAAGCGGCACGTAAAAACTGGGATCCTCATACAGACAGATACCCCAAAGTGTTTGTCTTTGCTCAGAAGACGAAGGATGTTGCAAACGCCATAAGATGGGCAAGAGAAAATAAGGTACCCATTCGCGCCAGAAGCGGAAGGCATGCCCTTGAGAAGGATCTGTCGCAAGTCAACGGCGGAATAGTTATTGATGTAAGCGGTCTCAAAACCATTAAGCTGAATAAAAAAGGTGGTACGGTTGTTGTTGGAACAGGGAACCGCGTTGGGAAAATCGTCGATACCCTTGCCCGGCAAGGCTATATGGCTGGATTTGGCGACAGTCCTTCGGTCGGCATCGGCGGCATCACGCCTGGAGGCGGAATTGGACCTCTCCAACGAACAATTGGTCTTATCAGTGATAATTTGATTGGTCTTGAGATGGTAGATGCAAAAGGCAGAATCCTTAAAGCGAACAAAAAGAACCATTCCGATCTGCTGTGGGCATCACGCGGCGGCGGTGGCGGTAACTTTGGCGTGTATACCAAATATAAATTCAAAGTAAGGCGCTCTCCGGCTAATGCTACCGTATTTCAGTTCACTTGGCCATGGAACCAATTCGAAGAGGTCGTGAAAGCATGGCAGCGATGGGCTCCTTTCACCAGCACCAAACTGGGCAGCGAACTGTCGGTCGGTCCTAAAAAAGGCGGAAATGTGAGCATGTTAGGCATCTATCTCGGTTCCAAAACAGAAGCTCTCCGTTTGTTAGAACCGATTACGAGCGTCGGAACGATAACCACCAAAGTCATACGCAACCTTCCGTATTTGGAAGCTACCAAATTTATGCTAGCCCCCGATCCGGTTCTTACTCAAAAATTCAGCAACCAGTTTTCCAGCGGTTTTGGTAATAAACCGTTCCCGGACAAAGCATTTAAGTATATGCGGGAGTTTTTGGAGAAATCGGAGGGAGGTACCCCTGCAGGCTTCTTCTTCCTTAATTGGGGCGGCGCAATCAGGCGACTTGGACCTAGAGACACTGCTTTTTATTGGCGCAAACCGCAATATTACGTAGAGTGGAACAGTTCATGGGTTAAACCGTCTCATGCAGCTAGAAACATTGCGCTGGCCCGGAACACTAGGAAGAAGCTGCAACCTTATATTGTAGGGTCGTATATCAACGTACCGGACCAAGGAATAAAATGCTCCGGTCCGGTTTATTATGGCAAGAACTACGCGAGACTTCGGAGAGTCAAAACGAAATACGATCCTCAGAATGTTTTCAACAACCCGCAAAGTATTAAACCACTTCATACGAAAAAGAGATAA
- a CDS encoding M56 family metallopeptidase, translating into MIFMKTMFSLILHASLASAVIILLLLCVRKLFHLRLTPRLFHALWFLVLIKLLVPVGPSSSISLFNLVPETIADNWATNYSHLAYNFGSMKQGEDNDSLLSFPFESGYETNVTLQQGAEESPPPDLSTSRSEVPVSVHSAHLAHTGEVKQGWTVVLAIGLFIWLGGLVILAIYYLIVTLRFRKQVSFSRLINSEEVLSVHQACSEKLGIRQTIPVYETSCLRSPCIYGMTKPKIYLPEDMVIIADSLQLTHILMHELAHYKRKDLWFNSFWTLAVWLHWFNPLVWLARRKMASDREIACDAVVLEVLGEREASSYGMTLLMLSRLFSRSSSPRVNLSYFFNNKNEMKRRVTMIAKFKQGSYRLSAIAILLILVLGAVVLTNGNVESNAPQAAGSKQTNTVSSFQIDRLIPSSKWFNNLDRALDFSTFDFKVPDYLPEGYHLKNVELNENFSKRNKADLIEFVTINFVSDFGQADERNIVVYASKGKGTLLEHNLLWGASYSQEPDHAPSYKQEDLIVGDVNGVMYTDKMPRYKQKPATAKSFVWQDNDVTYSINYFSDDLSQGELAPIVRSYALPDQVQHVDYKGEGNSFPLYDETDLRAAKTILGFPVKFPFDIPDYGLKLFDSLMLQAGDQNTEFPIRPDSDTLWSSYRVPYDSAVYEVNDYVSLYQSKAPVVDTKKLSLLRKLEINGIEIFAYADNDHIYSEPIHSDTNKLKFKTQTYYLWQQDGIYYTAFFLGWTNTRKIT; encoded by the coding sequence ATGATATTCATGAAAACGATGTTCTCCCTTATCTTGCATGCATCGTTGGCGTCGGCGGTAATCATTTTGCTGCTGCTCTGTGTTCGGAAGTTGTTTCATCTGCGGCTTACACCTAGATTATTTCATGCCTTGTGGTTCCTTGTATTAATTAAACTGCTTGTACCTGTTGGTCCATCGAGTTCTATCAGTTTGTTTAATCTGGTGCCGGAAACGATAGCAGATAATTGGGCAACCAATTATAGCCATCTTGCTTATAATTTCGGTTCCATGAAGCAAGGAGAGGATAACGACTCCCTCCTCTCTTTCCCTTTCGAATCCGGCTACGAAACGAATGTAACCTTACAACAAGGCGCGGAAGAAAGCCCGCCTCCCGATTTATCCACATCTCGGTCTGAAGTTCCTGTTTCGGTTCATTCAGCTCATCTCGCTCATACCGGCGAGGTAAAACAGGGTTGGACAGTTGTACTGGCAATCGGCTTATTTATCTGGCTTGGGGGGTTAGTAATACTTGCTATTTACTACTTGATTGTGACACTAAGGTTCAGAAAACAAGTCAGCTTCTCCCGCCTGATCAACAGCGAAGAGGTACTTTCTGTTCATCAAGCGTGCAGTGAAAAACTGGGTATTAGACAAACCATTCCTGTTTATGAGACAAGTTGTTTACGCAGCCCTTGCATCTACGGAATGACAAAGCCGAAAATTTATTTGCCGGAGGATATGGTTATAATTGCTGATTCCCTGCAGTTGACCCATATTCTTATGCACGAGCTGGCGCATTATAAGCGCAAAGATTTATGGTTCAATTCCTTTTGGACGTTAGCAGTATGGCTGCATTGGTTTAATCCTTTGGTTTGGCTGGCCCGGCGAAAAATGGCTTCCGATAGGGAAATCGCCTGCGATGCGGTTGTGCTTGAGGTATTGGGAGAGCGGGAAGCTTCGTCGTACGGCATGACGCTTCTTATGCTGTCGCGTTTATTTTCCCGAAGCTCATCTCCACGGGTTAATCTATCCTATTTCTTCAACAACAAGAATGAGATGAAACGGAGAGTTACCATGATAGCGAAGTTTAAACAAGGTTCATACAGGTTGTCTGCGATAGCGATTTTATTGATTCTAGTCTTAGGCGCAGTTGTGCTCACCAACGGGAATGTTGAATCGAATGCTCCCCAAGCAGCGGGTTCCAAGCAGACGAATACGGTTTCCTCCTTTCAGATCGACAGGTTGATTCCCTCGTCCAAATGGTTTAATAATCTGGACCGGGCACTCGATTTTTCAACGTTTGACTTTAAAGTGCCTGACTATCTGCCCGAAGGATATCACCTAAAAAACGTGGAATTGAATGAAAATTTCAGCAAGCGGAATAAAGCAGACTTGATTGAATTCGTAACAATCAATTTTGTATCGGACTTTGGCCAAGCAGATGAGCGAAATATCGTGGTGTATGCTTCCAAAGGCAAAGGCACTTTACTGGAGCATAATCTACTATGGGGTGCTTCTTATTCCCAAGAGCCGGATCATGCGCCGTCCTACAAGCAGGAAGACCTGATCGTAGGCGATGTTAATGGCGTTATGTACACGGATAAAATGCCCAGGTATAAGCAAAAACCTGCTACGGCCAAAAGTTTCGTATGGCAGGATAACGATGTAACGTATTCGATTAATTACTTTAGCGACGATCTTTCGCAAGGCGAACTGGCGCCAATCGTGCGGTCATATGCCTTGCCGGACCAAGTTCAACATGTAGACTATAAGGGCGAAGGCAATTCTTTCCCTTTATATGACGAGACGGATTTGCGAGCGGCGAAGACAATTCTTGGATTTCCCGTGAAGTTCCCGTTCGACATCCCAGATTATGGTCTTAAACTTTTTGATTCGCTTATGCTGCAAGCCGGCGATCAGAACACCGAATTCCCCATTAGACCGGACTCGGACACCTTATGGAGCTCTTACCGCGTTCCTTATGATTCCGCTGTTTATGAAGTGAATGACTATGTTAGCTTATACCAGAGCAAAGCACCTGTCGTGGATACGAAGAAGTTGTCGCTCCTACGCAAACTTGAGATCAATGGTATCGAAATTTTCGCATATGCTGATAACGATCATATTTATTCGGAGCCTATTCATTCTGATACCAATAAATTGAAGTTCAAAACCCAAACGTACTACTTATGGCAGCAAGACGGCATTTATTACACGGCCTTTTTCCTTGGGTGGACAAACACCAGGAAGATAACCTGA
- a CDS encoding GNAT family N-acetyltransferase: MNVQLEKITEDKISTLKRLVELAAYDLSELSGSKIDEKGSYITNLNLSAWVDDPNYEPYFIRADMELAGFVIIKHLTEEDVYYLNHFFILRKFRRNNIGTTAAIRTFDLYAGNWRVSEFDWNKPAQLFWRKVIKDYTQNNYVDIRRTDNKGPAQEFSGRTKYIGS, translated from the coding sequence TTGAACGTACAGTTAGAAAAGATTACCGAAGACAAAATTAGCACCTTAAAACGACTCGTTGAATTGGCTGCTTATGATCTGTCAGAGCTAAGCGGCTCTAAGATTGACGAAAAAGGATCGTACATTACGAACCTTAATCTTAGCGCTTGGGTCGATGATCCGAACTATGAACCCTATTTTATTCGGGCAGATATGGAATTAGCCGGGTTTGTTATCATTAAACATTTAACAGAAGAAGACGTATATTATCTGAATCATTTTTTTATTTTGAGGAAGTTTAGAAGAAATAACATAGGCACGACAGCAGCAATTAGGACGTTTGATTTGTACGCAGGGAACTGGAGAGTGAGCGAATTTGATTGGAATAAGCCTGCGCAACTTTTTTGGAGAAAAGTAATAAAGGATTATACGCAAAATAATTACGTTGATATTAGGCGAACTGATAATAAAGGGCCTGCACAAGAGTTTTCCGGCCGTACCAAATACATAGGAAGTTAA
- a CDS encoding BlaI/MecI/CopY family transcriptional regulator, whose translation MKLLWQKEPLSANEIISKLSEQMSWTDQTIKTFLNRLHKKNAIRFEKAGRNYLYYSLVSQEEYLRTENRSFLDRVYNGAVGMLFTKFLEEETLSEQDIEELQQLLEKKKKS comes from the coding sequence ATGAAGCTGCTATGGCAGAAGGAACCTTTGTCTGCTAATGAGATTATTTCGAAGTTGTCGGAACAGATGAGCTGGACGGATCAGACGATCAAAACCTTCCTTAACCGCCTGCACAAGAAGAATGCGATCCGTTTCGAAAAGGCCGGCAGGAATTATCTCTATTATTCGTTGGTTTCACAAGAAGAATACTTACGGACCGAGAACCGATCCTTTCTAGACAGAGTTTATAACGGGGCCGTAGGCATGCTTTTTACGAAATTTCTTGAGGAAGAAACACTCTCGGAGCAAGATATCGAGGAGCTGCAGCAACTGCTGGAAAAGAAGAAGAAATCATGA